The Setaria italica strain Yugu1 chromosome IX, Setaria_italica_v2.0, whole genome shotgun sequence genome has a window encoding:
- the LOC101761879 gene encoding alpha-L-arabinofuranosidase 1 isoform X2, whose product MGIPRACSFYWLFDVLVLVCGLCQILYIGSVAAQTAQLSVDASPHNAQVIPGNMFGIFFEEINHAGAGGLWAELVSNRGFEAGGANTPSNIDPWLIIGDESNIIVATDRSSCFAGNPIALRMEVLCEASGCPSGGVGIYNPGYWGMNIERTKVYRATMYIRSSEAVELTVSLTSSDGLQNLASHTITGDKEDFVEWTKVEFDLESNDRNTNSRLQLTTTKSGIIWFDQVSLMPEDTYMGHGFRKDLASMLANLKPRFLKFPGGNYVMGNYLVNSFRWSETVGPWEERPGHFNDAWAYWTDDGLGFFEFLQLAEDLGACPVWVVNDGASLNEEVPSATIAAFVKDVVNGIEFARGDPQTAWGSVRAAMGHPEPFQLYYVSVGNQECSKYYYKDNYVKFYSAIKASYPDIKIISSCDRSAISPVNPADLYDVHVYTSSGDMFSKSRMFDNTARSGPKAIVSEYAVTGNDAGRGTLIAALAEAAFLIGLERNSDVVEMASCAPLFVNDNDRRWNPDAIVFNSWQHYGCPNYWMLHFFKDSSGGALHPSTIQLSNYDQLVTSAITWNNSQDGNTYLKIKVVNFGSKAVNLNISVTGLETDIRTFGSIKTVLTSGWLRDENSFQQPDKLLVYGPLGFGGRPEAEAVKVSLSLVYMFIFAWLEAATGGASYNPLTVLAAAVASHGGPAVYLFTAFVRIPAQVVGAVLGVKLIQFTFPNVGKGARLSVGAHHGALAEGLATFMVVMVSVTLKKKKMKSFFMKTWITSIWKNTIHILSSDITGGIMNPASAFAWAYARGDHTTFDHLLVYWLAPLQATLLGVWVVTFLTKPKKIKEQEADENKTKKE is encoded by the exons ATGGGCATCCCAAGAGCCTGTTCGTTTTACTGGTTGTTCGATGTGCTGGTTCTTGTCTGTGGCTTGTGTCAGATACTTTATATTGGATCTGTGGCAGCGCAAACTGCTCAGTTGAGTGTGGATGCTTCACCTCATAATGCTCAGGTGATCCCTGGAAATATGTTTGGCATCTTCTTTGAG GAGATCAACCATGCTGGAGCTGGTGGATTGTGGGCAGAGCTTGTAAGCAACAGAG GTTTTGAAGCTGGTGGTGCTAATACTCCTTCAAACATTGACCCATGGCTGATTATTGGGGATGAATCCAATATTATTGTGGCAACAGACCGATCATCCTGTTTTGCTGGTAACCCAATTGCACTTCGAATGGAAGTACTTTGTGAAGCTAGTGGTTGCCCTTCAGGAGGTGTTGGAATATACAATCCTGGTTACTGGGGCATG AACATTGAGAGAACAAAGGTTTATAGAGCTACCATGTACATTAGATCGTCAGAGGCGGTGGAGTTGACAGTTTCCTTAACAAGTTCAGATGGTCTTCAAAATCTAGCTTCTCATACCATCAC GGGTGACAAAGAAGACTTTGTTGAGTGGACGAAGGTTGAATTTGATTTAGAGTCAAACGATAGAAATACTAATTCAAGACTTCAGCTTACGACCACCAAAAGTGGCATAATTTGGTTCGATCAAGTATCACTTATGCCAGAAGATACTTACATG GGGCATGGTTTCCGTAAAGATCTTGCCTCTATGCTCGCAAATCTGAAGCCCCGATTTCTAAAATTTCCAG GTGGCAACTATGTAATGGGGAACTATCTTGTAAATTCATTCCGCTGGAGTGAAACTGTTGGACCATGGGAAGAAAGACCTGGCCATTTCAATGATGCTTGGGCCTACTGGACTGATGATGGACTTGGATTTTTTGAGTTCCTCCAA CTAGCAGAAGACCTTGGTGCTTGCCCAGTTTGGGTGGTCAATGATG GGGCCAGCCTTAACGAAGAAGTTCCATCTGCAACAATAGCTGCTTTTGTAAAG GATGTTGTTAATGGTATTGAGTTTGCCAGGGGAGATCCCCAGACTGCATGGGGTTCAGTTCGTGCAGCAATGGGACATCCAGAGCCCTTTCAGCTTTATTATGTTTCAGTAGGGAATCAAGAATGTTCTAAATACTATTATAAAG ATAACTACGTGAAGTTCTATTCTGCAATAAAAGCGTCCTACCCAGACATCAAAATCATATCAAGCTGTGATAGATCTGCTATTTCACCAGTCAACCCAGCTGATTTGTATGATGTTCAT GTCTATACCTCATCAGGTGATATGTTTTCCAAATCTAGAATGTTTGATAATACAGCCCGCAGTGGACCCAAG GCAATTGTTAGTGAATATGCTGTGACTGGAAATGATGCTGGCCGAGGAACACTGATAGCTGCTTTAGCTGAAGCTGCATTTCTCATCGGATTAGAAAGAAACAG TGATGTGGTTGAAATGGCAAGTTGTGCCCCGCTCTTCGTAAATGATAATGATCGAAG GTGGAACCCAGATGCCATAGTCTTTAACTCATGGCAGCACTACGGATGTCCAAATTACTGGATGCTACACTTCTTCAAAGATTCAAGCGGTGGGGCACTTCATCCATCCACTATTCAACTGTCAAACTATGATCAACTGGTCACATCTGCTATCACTTGGAATAATTCACAAGATGGAAATACTTACCTGAAAATAAAG GTTGTAAATTTTGGGAGCAAAGCTGTTAACCTTAATATATCTGTAACTGGGCTGGAAACTGATATCCGGACATTTGGATCCATCAAGACGGTTCTTACCTCTGGGTGGCTGCGGGACGAAAACTCCTTCCAGCAGCCAGACAAG CTGCTCGTGTACGGCCCGCTCGGCTTCGGGGGCCGGCCCGAGGCCGAGGCGGTGAAGGTCTCGCTCTCCCTCGTGTACATGTTCATCTTCGCCTGGCTTGAGGCCGCCACGGGCGGCGCCTCCTACAACCCGCTCAccgtccttgccgccgccgtcgcatcCCACGGCGGACCCGCCGTGTACCTATTCACAGCCTTCGTACGAATCCCTGCCCAG GTGGTTGGGGCAGTTCTGGGAGTGAAGCTCATTCAGTTTACTTTCCCTAATGTGGGTAAGGGAGCTCGCTTAAGTGTTGGTGCTCATCATGGAGCGTTAGCTGAAGGATTAGCAACTTTCATGGTTGTTATGGTATCAGTGACtcttaagaagaagaagatgaaaagTTTCTTTATGAAGACATGGATCACAAGCATCTGGAAGAACACAATTCATATCCTGAGCTCAGACATTACTGGAGGGATTATGAACCCTGCATCT GCTTTTGCTTGGGCATATGCTCGAGGAGATCATACAACATTTGACCACCTACTGGTATATTGGCTGGCGCCCCTCCAAGCGACCCTGTTGGGAGTATGGGTGGTGACCTTCTTAACTAAACCCAAGAAGATCAAGGAGCAAGAAGCAGATGAAAACAAGACCAAGAAGGAATAG
- the LOC101761479 gene encoding uncharacterized protein LOC101761479: MAHPLLAAATTAVSSPYVSSTARVPASPVRRRHRGVAVRCAPNGDVASASDTKSNLKVGSPIVILEAPVMLKTAASVPSLRHNSGQVKAGDVGRIMARKPKDVWAVRLAAGMYLLDGKFFRPLDADEDNEESSRGE; the protein is encoded by the exons ATGGCACATCCATTGCTCGCGGCAGCAACTACTGCTGTTTCTTCACCCTACGTCTCCTCGACAGCACGAGTCCCTGCTTCTCCCGTGCGACGGCGTcaccgcggcgtcgccgtccgGTGCGCGCCGAACGGCGACGTTGCATCAGCAAGCGACACGAAATCGAACCTCAAGGTGGGCTCGCCGATCGTCATCCTGGAGGCGCCCGTGATGCTGAAGACCGCGGCGTCGGTGCCGTCGCTCCGGCACAACAGCGGCCAGGTCAAGGCCGGCGACGTCGGAAG GATCATGGCGCGGAAGCCCAAGGACGTCTGGGCCgtgcgcctcgccgccggcatgTACCTGCTGGACGGCAAGTTTTTCAGGCCCTTGGATGCTGATGAAGACAACGAGGAGTCGTCACGGGGTGAATGA
- the LOC101761879 gene encoding alpha-L-arabinofuranosidase 1 isoform X1 — MGIPRACSFYWLFDVLVLVCGLCQILYIGSVAAQTAQLSVDASPHNAQVIPGNMFGIFFEEINHAGAGGLWAELVSNRGFEAGGANTPSNIDPWLIIGDESNIIVATDRSSCFAGNPIALRMEVLCEASGCPSGGVGIYNPGYWGMNIERTKVYRATMYIRSSEAVELTVSLTSSDGLQNLASHTITGDKEDFVEWTKVEFDLESNDRNTNSRLQLTTTKSGIIWFDQVSLMPEDTYMGHGFRKDLASMLANLKPRFLKFPGGNYVMGNYLVNSFRWSETVGPWEERPGHFNDAWAYWTDDGLGFFEFLQLAEDLGACPVWVVNDGASLNEEVPSATIAAFVKDVVNGIEFARGDPQTAWGSVRAAMGHPEPFQLYYVSVGNQECSKYYYKDNYVKFYSAIKASYPDIKIISSCDRSAISPVNPADLYDVHVYTSSGDMFSKSRMFDNTARSGPKAIVSEYAVTGNDAGRGTLIAALAEAAFLIGLERNSDVVEMASCAPLFVNDNDRRWNPDAIVFNSWQHYGCPNYWMLHFFKDSSGGALHPSTIQLSNYDQLVTSAITWNNSQDGNTYLKIKVVNFGSKAVNLNISVTGLETDIRTFGSIKTVLTSGWLRDENSFQQPDKVVPAASPITNAGEQMGVLLDSYSLTSFDLLLGSSQAMHSST; from the exons ATGGGCATCCCAAGAGCCTGTTCGTTTTACTGGTTGTTCGATGTGCTGGTTCTTGTCTGTGGCTTGTGTCAGATACTTTATATTGGATCTGTGGCAGCGCAAACTGCTCAGTTGAGTGTGGATGCTTCACCTCATAATGCTCAGGTGATCCCTGGAAATATGTTTGGCATCTTCTTTGAG GAGATCAACCATGCTGGAGCTGGTGGATTGTGGGCAGAGCTTGTAAGCAACAGAG GTTTTGAAGCTGGTGGTGCTAATACTCCTTCAAACATTGACCCATGGCTGATTATTGGGGATGAATCCAATATTATTGTGGCAACAGACCGATCATCCTGTTTTGCTGGTAACCCAATTGCACTTCGAATGGAAGTACTTTGTGAAGCTAGTGGTTGCCCTTCAGGAGGTGTTGGAATATACAATCCTGGTTACTGGGGCATG AACATTGAGAGAACAAAGGTTTATAGAGCTACCATGTACATTAGATCGTCAGAGGCGGTGGAGTTGACAGTTTCCTTAACAAGTTCAGATGGTCTTCAAAATCTAGCTTCTCATACCATCAC GGGTGACAAAGAAGACTTTGTTGAGTGGACGAAGGTTGAATTTGATTTAGAGTCAAACGATAGAAATACTAATTCAAGACTTCAGCTTACGACCACCAAAAGTGGCATAATTTGGTTCGATCAAGTATCACTTATGCCAGAAGATACTTACATG GGGCATGGTTTCCGTAAAGATCTTGCCTCTATGCTCGCAAATCTGAAGCCCCGATTTCTAAAATTTCCAG GTGGCAACTATGTAATGGGGAACTATCTTGTAAATTCATTCCGCTGGAGTGAAACTGTTGGACCATGGGAAGAAAGACCTGGCCATTTCAATGATGCTTGGGCCTACTGGACTGATGATGGACTTGGATTTTTTGAGTTCCTCCAA CTAGCAGAAGACCTTGGTGCTTGCCCAGTTTGGGTGGTCAATGATG GGGCCAGCCTTAACGAAGAAGTTCCATCTGCAACAATAGCTGCTTTTGTAAAG GATGTTGTTAATGGTATTGAGTTTGCCAGGGGAGATCCCCAGACTGCATGGGGTTCAGTTCGTGCAGCAATGGGACATCCAGAGCCCTTTCAGCTTTATTATGTTTCAGTAGGGAATCAAGAATGTTCTAAATACTATTATAAAG ATAACTACGTGAAGTTCTATTCTGCAATAAAAGCGTCCTACCCAGACATCAAAATCATATCAAGCTGTGATAGATCTGCTATTTCACCAGTCAACCCAGCTGATTTGTATGATGTTCAT GTCTATACCTCATCAGGTGATATGTTTTCCAAATCTAGAATGTTTGATAATACAGCCCGCAGTGGACCCAAG GCAATTGTTAGTGAATATGCTGTGACTGGAAATGATGCTGGCCGAGGAACACTGATAGCTGCTTTAGCTGAAGCTGCATTTCTCATCGGATTAGAAAGAAACAG TGATGTGGTTGAAATGGCAAGTTGTGCCCCGCTCTTCGTAAATGATAATGATCGAAG GTGGAACCCAGATGCCATAGTCTTTAACTCATGGCAGCACTACGGATGTCCAAATTACTGGATGCTACACTTCTTCAAAGATTCAAGCGGTGGGGCACTTCATCCATCCACTATTCAACTGTCAAACTATGATCAACTGGTCACATCTGCTATCACTTGGAATAATTCACAAGATGGAAATACTTACCTGAAAATAAAG GTTGTAAATTTTGGGAGCAAAGCTGTTAACCTTAATATATCTGTAACTGGGCTGGAAACTGATATCCGGACATTTGGATCCATCAAGACGGTTCTTACCTCTGGGTGGCTGCGGGACGAAAACTCCTTCCAGCAGCCAGACAAG GTGGTGCCGGCGGCAAGTCCTATAACCAACGCGGGCGAGCAGATGGGTGTTCTTCTGGATTCGTACTCTCTCACCTCATTTGATCTCCTCCTGGGCTCGAGCCAGGCGATGCATTCAAGCACGTGA
- the LOC101761097 gene encoding uncharacterized protein LOC101761097, producing the protein MDAAISCVGVAPQNALLSRSFADAAIARALHFSLSDVPQPSAEATAATAAAPPAATTVLMHGFGGHPPLMGSAAPSQSPSPSSSARCRLGPAGGGAGKRRRPRPSKRAPTTYISTDAATFRAMVQRVTGADEADLLLQQQDGLGLLLPQLGVEQFLQAGPTAYATTPTPAAAEQQQQQPLFPTLDSWNVMYGKKNEVA; encoded by the coding sequence ATGGACGCCGCCATCTCCTGCGTCGGCGTGGCGCCGCAGAACGCGCTGCTGTCCCGCTCcttcgccgacgccgccatcgCCCGCGCGCTCCACTTCTCCCTCTCCGACGTGCCCCAGCCTTCCGCCGAGGCgacggccgcgacggcggcggcaccgccagCGGCGACGACGGTGCTGATGCACGGCTTCGGGGGCCATCCTCCGCTGATGGGCAGCGCGGCGCCGTCgcagtcgccgtcgccgtcgtcgtccgcgCGGTGCCGGctggggccggcgggcgggggcgcggggaagcggcggcggccgcggccgtcgaAGCGCGCGCCCACCACGTACATCAGCACCGACGCCGCCACCTTCCGCGCCATGGTGCAGCGCGTCACGGGCGCCGACGAGGCCgacctgctgctgcagcagcaggacggcctcggcctcctcctgccGCAGCTCGGCGTCGAGCAGTTCCTTCAGGCGGGCCCCACGGCGTACGCGACGACGCccacgcccgccgcggcggagcagcagcagcagcagccgctgtTCCCGACGCTGGACTCGTGGAACGTCATGTACGGGAAGAAGAACGAGGTGGCCTGA